The Halomonas sp. 'Soap Lake #6' genomic sequence CGTGTTCAACGCGCAGATCTTTTGCCGCGTACCAAACTGCTGCCTGCATTGTTTGCTGACTGATGGACTGGCTCATGGGTTTCCCTTCCTGTTATGAAATATGGTGAACTGGCTGCAGTCCATAGACAGGCGTATCCAGCCCCTCCATGCGTGCTTTTAACTGCAGCGCCAAATAGCGTGAGTAGTGCCGCGATTGGTGCAGGTTGCCACCGTGGAACCACAATGCCTCTTGCTGAGTGGGTTTCCACATATTGCGCAGCTCGCCTTCCCAGGGGCCGGGGTCTTTAGTGGTATCGGAGCCAAGCCCCCAGCATTTACCAACTTTATCGGCCACATCTTGAGAGATAAGCCGCGCCGCCCAACCATTCATCGAGCCATAGCCGGTGGCATAAACGATCAAGTCAGCTTCGAGCTCACTGCCATCGGTAAGCGTGATGGAGTACGGATTAATTCGCTCGATCCCCACGCCGCTACGCAGCTTGATATCGCCACTGGCCACTAGATCGCAGGCACCCACATCGATGTAATAACCTGAACCACGACGTAGATACTTTAAAAACAGCCCAGACTCATCGTCACCAAAGTCGAGCATAAAACCCGCGTCTTCGAGCTTCTGATAAAACTCAGCGTCGCGCTGTTTGATTGCCTCAAAAGCTGGGCGCTGGAAATCCGGCAGCACCTTGTAGGGAATCGAGGCAAAAATCAGGTCGGCCTTGTCATGAGTTAAACCATTCGCCACTGCCTCTTCCGAATAAAGCGGCCCAAGCACCTCTTCCATTAGCGAATCTGACTTCACAATATGAGTAGATGAACGCTGCAGCATGGTGACATCAGCGTCGTGCTCCCATAGCGCGGCGGCAATATCATGAGCCGAGTTATTGGAGCCCACGATGACGCACTTCTTACCTTTATAGGCATCTGGACCTGGGTGCTGGCTAGAGTGCTGCTGTTCACCTTCAAAGCTTTCCGCCCCTGGGAATTTCGGCACATTAGGCATGCCCGACATCCCAGTTGCCATTACTAGTTGTTTGGGCCGCAACGTGATCTCTTCTCCGTTGCGCTTCACCTTAACCACCCATTCCCCTGCGGCCTCGTCATAACTAGCATTGTGGCACTCGGTGGAACTCCAATAATTGAGCTCCATCACTTTTGTGTACATTTCTAGCCAATCGCCCACTTTGTCCTTCGGGGCAAATACCGGCCAGTTTTCAGGAAAGGGAATATAGGGGAGGTGGTCGTACCATACCGGATCATGCAAGCAGAGAGACTTGTAGCGCTTACGCCAGGAGTCCCCTGCACGCTCGTTGCGTTCAATGAGTATCGTCGGTACACCCAATTGCCTTAGCCGTGCGCCTAAGCCGATACCACCTTGACCACCGCCAATAATCACGCAGTAAGGTTGCTGGGTGTAGCCTAGCTCTGCCTCTTCTCGCTCCCGAGACTCCAACCACGTTTCACGCTGCTTGTTGGCACCGTGCTCAGCCCCTTTAGGGCGGTGGTGATTGCACTGTTCCGGGTAGTCATTCAGCGCTTGCATGGTAGTCAACAGCGTCCAACACTTACCCTCTTTTAGGCGTAGATAGCCCTTACCGCTGGCTACCGCTGTTTGAAAAGTAAACCATGCATCGTAGATTTCGCCGCTCTGGGTGGCCTCACCTTCCAACTGCCAGTTCGATGGCCCTGCGTTATTAAGCGTGGCATTGAGCATGGCCTGAATTTCATCTTTGCCTTCACAGGTTTTTAAATTCCAGGTAAAGGTAAGAAAATCACGCCAGTAGCACTCGTCATTAAATAGCGATAAGACACGCTTAATATCTTGGGCTTGCAGTGCCTTATCAAAATCACTCAGCCAGCCTTGAACAGTAGCTGTGGCGGTTTGTTGGGCTTGTGCCGGTATCTTTGACATAGTGGGTACTCCATAAGCATTTGTTATTGTTTAATTCACTGTTTTAATTAACTGTGATGCACACAGTACGTAGCACCCGCCGTGCCAAAAGCGCTCAAAAACAAATAACCAATTGAAAAATATGTAAATAATTTCCTACCCGATAAATGGATGAGACAGCAAAAGCGCCGTACACCTGTTACACCGTTTACAGCTTAGCGTTACAGGTGTAACGCACGACTAACGGCGTAATAACACTGCGTTGACACCTACGCCAAAGCGCATAGGCTGGAAGAACAATAATAAGCCCAGAGTGAACAACGCCATGCCCACTCAAACGCCCTTGCCTACGCGGCTGCAATCTGTACAGCGCCAGCATATTGAGCATATTTTTAAGCTCGGCGAAGGTCAGGACATTCCACAACTACCGGCTCAAGCGACGATTCGGCGTTCCTGGCTGCGCTGCCTAAATGAGTACCGTCTAGACCCCACTCAGCCTCGCCCAGCGCGGGTGGTGCCCCAGCAGACATTGATTGAGCACCGAGAATCCGTCGATGAACTACTGCATGTCGCCCGTGCTGGAGTCGACCAGCTCTATCAACAAATCGCCCAGTTAGGCTATGTGCTGCTACTCACCGACCATCGCGGTATTACCGTTGAGTTTCGCGGTGACCCCCATCAAGATCAGCAACTGCGCAAAGCAGGTCTATATTTAGGGGCTGACTGGGATGAGCGCTTTGCGGGCACCTGTGCCGTGGGCACCTGCCTGCACGACCGCCAAGCCATCATTTGCCATCGGCAGGAGCATTTTGACGCCTCGCATATTTCTCTTACCTGCACCGCAGCCCCCATTACAGACCCTCAGGGTAATGTCATGGCCGTGCTGGACATCTCTGCCTTGAACTCCCCCACCCACCATGAAAGCCAAAACTTCAGCCTTTCACTGGTAACACTCTATGCACGCATGATTGAGGATGCCTACTTTCTTCAGCGTTACCGTGGCTGTCTGATGGTGCGACTGGATACTTCGAGAGAGTTTGTACATGTAAACGGGCGCGGCTTAATTGCTATTGAAGAGAATGGGCAAGTAATTGCCGCCAACGCGGTGGGGCGCGAGTTAATTGCGCAACACCAGCACCGCTGGCCACCTTGGTCGGCCAACCATGCACCGATGCTTGGTGAACTGTTCGAGTGCGATATCACTGATGTGCTCAGCATAAATAGCGGGACCAGCGACCAACTGCGTGCTTTTCGCGCACGCGCGAGTAATGTCATCTACTTTATCAGCCTGCTGGAACCCCGCCTCCCGCGCTCTACCCAGCTTGATAAAGTGACTGTGTCCTCGCTACCAGAGCCACTAGCCCGACTAGGTGCCGACGACCCAACAATGCGCAAGGTACAAAAACTGGCCGAACGGCTGCGTAACGAGGCCAGTGTAAATGTGCTGATTAGCGGTGAAACCGGCACTGGCAAAGAGGTCGTAGCCCGTGCGCTGCACGAAAGCGGCAATCGCGCCAAGGGGCCGTTTATCGCCGTTAATTGCGCCGCTATACCCGAAGCGTTAATTGAGAGCGAACTATTTGGCTATGAACCAGGGGCATTTACCGGTGGCCGTGCCAAAGGGATGCGCGGGCTTATCCCCCAGGCCCATGGCGGCACGCTGTTTCTGGATGAAATTGGCGATATGCCATTAGCGCTACAAACACGCTTGCTACGCGTTTTGGCCGAACGGGAAGTCATGCCGCTGGGTGCCAAT encodes the following:
- a CDS encoding sigma-54-dependent Fis family transcriptional regulator yields the protein MPTQTPLPTRLQSVQRQHIEHIFKLGEGQDIPQLPAQATIRRSWLRCLNEYRLDPTQPRPARVVPQQTLIEHRESVDELLHVARAGVDQLYQQIAQLGYVLLLTDHRGITVEFRGDPHQDQQLRKAGLYLGADWDERFAGTCAVGTCLHDRQAIICHRQEHFDASHISLTCTAAPITDPQGNVMAVLDISALNSPTHHESQNFSLSLVTLYARMIEDAYFLQRYRGCLMVRLDTSREFVHVNGRGLIAIEENGQVIAANAVGRELIAQHQHRWPPWSANHAPMLGELFECDITDVLSINSGTSDQLRAFRARASNVIYFISLLEPRLPRSTQLDKVTVSSLPEPLARLGADDPTMRKVQKLAERLRNEASVNVLISGETGTGKEVVARALHESGNRAKGPFIAVNCAAIPEALIESELFGYEPGAFTGGRAKGMRGLIPQAHGGTLFLDEIGDMPLALQTRLLRVLAEREVMPLGANTPVKVDIRVITATHRNIEEMIQQGEFREDLYYRLNGAQLRLPALRERADKLYVIRRVFEDAATERAASIPPRLRADAISALLAYAWPGNIRQLKNALAFALATSESDEITVNDLPEQCLSQRITHKATPALENHTAAQGDSLVNLLKQHHWNISAVARELGVSRPTVYRQMQRQGIVPPNWQN
- a CDS encoding NAD(P)/FAD-dependent oxidoreductase codes for the protein MSKIPAQAQQTATATVQGWLSDFDKALQAQDIKRVLSLFNDECYWRDFLTFTWNLKTCEGKDEIQAMLNATLNNAGPSNWQLEGEATQSGEIYDAWFTFQTAVASGKGYLRLKEGKCWTLLTTMQALNDYPEQCNHHRPKGAEHGANKQRETWLESREREEAELGYTQQPYCVIIGGGQGGIGLGARLRQLGVPTILIERNERAGDSWRKRYKSLCLHDPVWYDHLPYIPFPENWPVFAPKDKVGDWLEMYTKVMELNYWSSTECHNASYDEAAGEWVVKVKRNGEEITLRPKQLVMATGMSGMPNVPKFPGAESFEGEQQHSSQHPGPDAYKGKKCVIVGSNNSAHDIAAALWEHDADVTMLQRSSTHIVKSDSLMEEVLGPLYSEEAVANGLTHDKADLIFASIPYKVLPDFQRPAFEAIKQRDAEFYQKLEDAGFMLDFGDDESGLFLKYLRRGSGYYIDVGACDLVASGDIKLRSGVGIERINPYSITLTDGSELEADLIVYATGYGSMNGWAARLISQDVADKVGKCWGLGSDTTKDPGPWEGELRNMWKPTQQEALWFHGGNLHQSRHYSRYLALQLKARMEGLDTPVYGLQPVHHIS